One Rouxiella sp. S1S-2 genomic window, TTGTCTAAACGCACAACCGGTACCGCCTGGTTCAACCCGGATAAATAGTAGAGCATTATTTTATCCGAGTTGAACCCGTCGATCACCCCGCTTTTATCAAGGAATCCTCTGGTTTTATCAAGAAATTAGCGGGTTTTCAGATAAAACGTTCAGGATCAGTCTTGAGGGCCTCAACGCATCGACAAAGACGTGATTGGTCGCCACCTGTTTCATCCGCGCCTGGCCCTGTGGCTCACCGCTGTTGGGATTGCTGTCGAAACGCGGAAAGTTGCTGCTGGCGATATCTAACCGAATGCGGTGTCCCTTTTTAAACAGGTTACACGTGGCAAAGGGTTCGACGGTGACTTCAACAATGTCGTCGGCGGTCAGCATTTGCGCCCGATCCCAGCCATGACGATAGCGACTGCGAATAATGCCGTCGGTAATATTCATCGCATAGCCCTGCGGGTAATCCTCGGACGGTGGGTAAACGTCAACCAGCTTCGCGGTAAAGTCGGTGTCGGGTGCCGAACTGGAAATCCACAGTTTGATGGTCACCTCCCCCGCCACCAACAGGTCCTCCTCCAGCACGGGCGTTTGAAAAACAAGCACGTCGGCGCGGGCGCTGAGAGGTAAATTATCACCACGAGTGCCAAAAAATTCGGGACTCTCGCGCTGATCAAACGCACCGCCCTGAAACACCGGCAGACCTGAAGTAACAGAACCGCCGACGGTGGGCACCGGATGATACGGGTCGGCCAGATAGCGCAGCGGCGCGGACTGTGTTTGCCCCAGGACAGGGGAAAGTTGACCGTCATGGTGTAAAAAGAAGGTGGCCGGCCGGCTTCCCTTGAGCGGCCACTGCTCGCCGCTCTGCCATTTACCGCCGTGCTGCAAACGCCCCGCATCGTCCTTCGCTCCGCTGCCGCCGCCCATCACAAACACACTCACCTGATGCGCGGACGGCTCAGTTTGTGCGCTGCTCTTCAACCAACGGTCGAACCAGTCCAACCGGCAGGTTAACCAGTCTTCGGCCACGTTGCCGTCAAAGGCGGCGGCGACGCCAAATTCGGCGTTCCCGCTGAAGGTAACGTTACGATCACCGTGCAGCCAAGGCCCCATGATCAGCCGCTGAGGGGCGGTTTTTTTCTCACAAAACGCGGCAAAGTTTTCGAGCGTCGAGCTGACATAGGCGTCATACCAACTCGACATAAACAGCACCGGCATATCGGGGATGAGTGCAAAACTGTCGGCGGCGTAGAGGCCGTTTTGCCGCCAATACTCGCCAAACTCACCCTGCGACCATTGCTCAAAAAGATAGTTTTCAAATTCAGGCACGTGGCGCAGCGGCGAATGCCCCGGGAACCAGGGCATGTTGGCAAACCAGCTTAAAATATCCTCTTCCCTGAGTGCTTGCTTCACTAAAGGGTTCTGCTGGGCCAGCGGGCTTTCCTGCGACCATTTATAGGCCCACGTTGCCTGCTTAAGCTCAAAAGCGCCGCCCTGACGAATGCCGCACTGAAAGGCATTATGAAACCCTCCAGAGTCGAGCACCATGGTTTTCAGACCCGGTGGATTAAGGCAGGCCATCGCCAACTGAGTATGTGCGGCGTAGGACAGGCCCATGCTACCGATGTCGCCGTTGCACCAAGGTTGTTCAATAATCCATTTCAAGGTGTCAACGCCGTCTACCCCCTCAGAGGTGTATTTGGTAAATACGCCTTCGGAGCCGTAGCAGCCTCGACAGTCCTGAAACACCGCCACATAGCCGCGATTAACCAACGCCTGAGCCATTTCAAGACGGGAAATCATCGTCCCGTCATAATTAACCTCAGAGCGTGACTGGCCGCGCTTGTTGTAAGGCGTACGTTCGATAACCACCGGAAATACGCTGCCGGATGCTGACTCAGGTAAATAGACGTCAGTAGCCAGACGCACGCCGTCGCGCAAGCTGACCATCACATCCTCAAGCAGGATCATTTTTCTAAAAGTTTGCATAAAATTTTCCAAAAAACAGGGGAATTAATAGCCAATTGCCACCGCAAAGGTCAGCATTGCCACCGCCAGAACGGCAAAAATCAGAAACAGCGGCAACACGAATTTGGCCCACTGCGTCCATCCCACCTGAGCGGATGCCAAGAAAATAAGCAGCCCGCTCGAGGTTGGCGTGATCATGTTGGTTAGCCCGTTGCCCATTAAAAAGGCGAACACGGTGGTCTGCGGTGCCACGCCGGTAAGCTGACCCAGCGGGCCAAGAATAGGCATAGTGACGGCCGCCTGCCCCGAAGTAGAAGGAATGACAATGTCGAGTAACAACTGGCAAATAAACATGCCATAGGCCGACATATAAGGACCGTGCTGCCCCACCAGCTGCACCAGCGCGTTGATCATCGTGTCCATCACCCGCCCCTGAGTCAGCACAATTTCAACCGCGGTAGCCAGACCAATCAGCAGACCGGCAATCAGCACTTTTTTCATGCCACTGACAAATGCATCCGCCGAAGCGCTGGCCCCCATTCCGCTCATCAACGCAAAAATCATGCTTAAAAACAGATAGTAGGCTGAAAGTTGCGTGTTTTTCCAATGCCACTGATTGGCGGCGAATACCATAAACGCAATGCCCACTAGCAGTGCTGTCATCATCAGACTGTGGCGCAGTGACAGAGGTTTTACCGAAAAACTGACCTCGACGTCCTGATTAAGCTTGCCGTGACGGCGTATCGCCCACAACACAAACGTGATGCCCACCAGCATAAACAGCGCATAGGCGGTTAATCGGAGGCTCAGACCACTGAAAATTTGTACCCCGACCAGCGGCTGGGCAATCGACAGCGCATAAGGGTTAGTGACCGACGCCAAATATCCGACCTTGACGGCAATCGCTACCACGGCCAGTCCGAGAATGTTCGGCAGTCCGAGACGATTCATGAGCGCTACCACCAGCGGGATCACCAGCAGGTACTCCTTGGCCAGCCCCATAAACGTGCTTCCGGCCGAAAAGACCAGCATCAGTGTCGGCACTAAAACGTAAATATTACCTTTGGTGACGCCCAGCAGGCGCTCCAGCGAGGCCTCAATGGCCCCCGACTGATTAAGCACACCGAACATACCGCCGATAAACAGCACCATAACGATAAGTCCGGCTTGTTTTACAATACCGGCAGGTATCGCCATTATGCCGTCGATAATGCCAACCGGTGCGGCCTGCCCCGCCGGTGGAGCCTCACCCAGGCCTATCATCTGCGACAGTGAAAAATGTTTTTCAATCTGCTGATAAGTGCCGGGGATCACTTTTTGGCCCTGATGCTGAAACTCTCCGGAGCTAAGTATCCAAGTCATCACCACCGCAATCACGACAATAAACAGCAAAACTAACGTCGGGTTCATTTGCTTTGCAGGAGTGAAGCTCTTGCCGGTCTTTAAGCCGGATTCCGTCATGGTGTTGCCCTCTGGTTAAGATAAAACAGCCGTTAAAAGGAGGAGTCGTTCGGGCAGCCTAACTGGCTCGAAATTTCTGCCGCCGCCTGAGTCAGTTGCGCAATAATGTTGTCAGCGTTGATTTCAGCGCGCTGCACCGGGGCGCTGAGGCTTAGCGAAGCTATACAGCGACGCTGGCTGTCGAAAATAGGCACGGCAAACGCCCATACTCCGGGGGTAAGCTCACCTTCAGATCGCGCCAGCCGTTGTTGGCGAATGTTCAGCCATTGCGCAGAAAGTTGAGCGGGACTGTCTGACTGCTGCAGGTATTTGTCCTGCAAGTCATGCGCGGCATAGGCCAACAGCAGCTTGCCGGAAGGCCCTTCGCCCAATTGACGCCGGTTGCCTATCAAGCTGCGCACCTGCAGCGTTTGTTTTGAGGTTCTCGCCGCTATCTGCACCACTTCCTCGCCCTCACAGAGCCTTATCTGCAAGTTTTCATTGAGATGTTGACTCAGCCTGTCGAGCAGCGGTTCTGCAGCCTGCAGCAGCAGGTTTTGACTGCGTGCTCCCACGCCAAGCACCAAAATTTGATGCCCAAGGCGGTAGGTCACCGGGTCTGCACTTTTTTGCACATAAAAACGTGCTTCCAACGTGCACAGCAGGCGGTAAACGCGCGACTTGTTGATGCCACTCAGGCGCGCAATCTCGCTTAACCCCACGCCCGGTTTGTCGGCCAGCAAGTTCAAAAGCTGCAGCGCGCTGTCAACGCTGGCGACGCCCAAATCGCTCATGATAATTCCTTTTATATCAATCGGTTCGTCTATAAAACCGGTGTTTTATTTTTGATGAAATTAAACATTACACGATTCATGAATGATGACAAGGGTGTCCAGATCACAACTGCGCCTCTGCTCACAGTGTTTTATTCTGCTTAAAATGCGTTCGCTGAAGCGTCAATGAATTTATCGGGGCAACGGGATAAGTTTTGGTCTGCGGGAGGGGATATTGCTGGTGTATGACAGTCCGATAAATTTTTAGATATGGGTTTCTAAAAAGGTGCAATTTTTTACAAATGTTAATATTCTGTGATAGTGTCTGAATTCAGTAACTTTACGTTAAATAATATTACAGTTGTTTTGTGTCCACTGATCTCAATCAGAATTAGCGCTGATTCTGAATCGATCGCATTTTGGATTTTCAAATCTAGTCGAGGTGTATTTATGAAGTTTGATAATGAAGATGCTTTCAAACTTGCTTCTAAATTTATGGACAGTAACGCCGAAAAATTGACTGAGGTGACCTACTTTGTGAAATTTTTGGAATCCTACACAAAATTTGATGAATGGCTAAAATCAGAGCATCCCATTGAGTCAGCCAAAAATGCCAAGAAGACGTTGAAGTTCACGTCCTGACAGCAGCCTGCACAGGTAGGCATACTGAATTAAAAAACCCGCCATGGCGGGTTTTTCATTATTAACAAGGTAGGTTTATTCCCC contains:
- a CDS encoding IclR family transcriptional regulator, which codes for MSDLGVASVDSALQLLNLLADKPGVGLSEIARLSGINKSRVYRLLCTLEARFYVQKSADPVTYRLGHQILVLGVGARSQNLLLQAAEPLLDRLSQHLNENLQIRLCEGEEVVQIAARTSKQTLQVRSLIGNRRQLGEGPSGKLLLAYAAHDLQDKYLQQSDSPAQLSAQWLNIRQQRLARSEGELTPGVWAFAVPIFDSQRRCIASLSLSAPVQRAEINADNIIAQLTQAAAEISSQLGCPNDSSF
- a CDS encoding YfcC family protein codes for the protein MTESGLKTGKSFTPAKQMNPTLVLLFIVVIAVVMTWILSSGEFQHQGQKVIPGTYQQIEKHFSLSQMIGLGEAPPAGQAAPVGIIDGIMAIPAGIVKQAGLIVMVLFIGGMFGVLNQSGAIEASLERLLGVTKGNIYVLVPTLMLVFSAGSTFMGLAKEYLLVIPLVVALMNRLGLPNILGLAVVAIAVKVGYLASVTNPYALSIAQPLVGVQIFSGLSLRLTAYALFMLVGITFVLWAIRRHGKLNQDVEVSFSVKPLSLRHSLMMTALLVGIAFMVFAANQWHWKNTQLSAYYLFLSMIFALMSGMGASASADAFVSGMKKVLIAGLLIGLATAVEIVLTQGRVMDTMINALVQLVGQHGPYMSAYGMFICQLLLDIVIPSTSGQAAVTMPILGPLGQLTGVAPQTTVFAFLMGNGLTNMITPTSSGLLIFLASAQVGWTQWAKFVLPLFLIFAVLAVAMLTFAVAIGY
- a CDS encoding CocE/NonD family hydrolase, with the protein product MQTFRKMILLEDVMVSLRDGVRLATDVYLPESASGSVFPVVIERTPYNKRGQSRSEVNYDGTMISRLEMAQALVNRGYVAVFQDCRGCYGSEGVFTKYTSEGVDGVDTLKWIIEQPWCNGDIGSMGLSYAAHTQLAMACLNPPGLKTMVLDSGGFHNAFQCGIRQGGAFELKQATWAYKWSQESPLAQQNPLVKQALREEDILSWFANMPWFPGHSPLRHVPEFENYLFEQWSQGEFGEYWRQNGLYAADSFALIPDMPVLFMSSWYDAYVSSTLENFAAFCEKKTAPQRLIMGPWLHGDRNVTFSGNAEFGVAAAFDGNVAEDWLTCRLDWFDRWLKSSAQTEPSAHQVSVFVMGGGSGAKDDAGRLQHGGKWQSGEQWPLKGSRPATFFLHHDGQLSPVLGQTQSAPLRYLADPYHPVPTVGGSVTSGLPVFQGGAFDQRESPEFFGTRGDNLPLSARADVLVFQTPVLEEDLLVAGEVTIKLWISSSAPDTDFTAKLVDVYPPSEDYPQGYAMNITDGIIRSRYRHGWDRAQMLTADDIVEVTVEPFATCNLFKKGHRIRLDIASSNFPRFDSNPNSGEPQGQARMKQVATNHVFVDALRPSRLILNVLSENPLIS